Within the Miscanthus floridulus cultivar M001 chromosome 2, ASM1932011v1, whole genome shotgun sequence genome, the region CTTTGCTCACGTACACGCTGCACTACTCGGCGGTGGACATGCAGCCTAGGCGAGCAGGCTGCCTACGCAGCTCCCTCGAGAGAAGCCGTGGGGAACGGCGGGGCGACCACGAGGCCAAAGTTATCTGATTGGTTCTCTATCGACGGCTGAGAAGGACGGGCGAGGAGGGTCGAACACCATCCGATGGCAAAAAGAAACGGTTGAGAGATGTTCCTAAATCAACCGGTTGACCATTAGcacttttttatatatataagtgTGTTCTTTTCGTAAACTGTTTAATAGACAGACAGACTTGTTGATCCAACGCTCATGCTACTGCAGTCCACAGTGCAAGAGGCGAGATGAACTGCAAAACAAGAGCAGCTCACGAGCACAAAAGCCAGAAACAAAATTGCGATTGAGCAAGCAGAGGGCTTGGGATACTCACATAGGTGTTGAGCTGGCGGACGAAGCTGGAGAAGTTGTTGTGCTTGAAGAACCTGGGGAGCAGCACGGCGGCGAACACGTGGGGATCCCAGACCACGAAGCTGTTGCCGGCGCGGCCCCAGGAGATGACCTCGTCGGTGGCCGGGTCGGCCACCAGGTCGAACGTCTTGGTCAGGAACGGCGGCGGCCCGACCTCGTGCAGCCCCTCCATCGGCCGCGGAGCGTCGAcgtcctccaccacttcctcctcctcctccagcagCCACTCCTCCTTCACCGTCACCGTCCCCGGCAGCATCGGGTCCATCTCGCCACGGCTGCTGCCACCCACCAACCAACTGAATGGACAACGTCCAGAACACCCAGCGATCCCCAGGTGATCGCGGAGAACGCACGGTGCTCTGCCTCGCTCGCGCAAGAGCCGATCGAGCCAACAGCCAAGCGCGGGGAAGGGGGGGAAATGGATGCTGTGTCGTCTGTCGTCTCCTGTTGCGGGGGAGAGTGGCGGCCGGCGCTGATAAATACTCCTACCGGCCTGCTTGACCCTTGTCCGAGGCCTGCCAGAAGGGGAATGGAACATTCTAGGCCGCGCGGCGCGTTCGTGGCCGCGCGGGGCTTAGAAGGTTCTGGACGCCGCGGGGTGTGGCTGGGGTTGCGCGTGGTGGTCGAGCCCCCCCGGGCCGCCCCCGAATCCAGAGGGCAGCcgacaaggggggggggggggggaggcgggGGCGACGACGGCGACGGGTCGTACCATTTTTTTTTCTGATCCCAGACAGCGCGGCGACATCGCCCTGGCCTCGTGATTGGCTGCAACTTGCCGGGCCGATCCGCCGGCGAGATACGCCGAGTCCCCCTGAAAAAGATGGCTCCTTTTCCGTGCCcggctgcacctgcacctgcactcGTCTAGAGTTGTTTCGTCGCCTCTCAAAACTCAAAAGTCCCCTGCATCACGTGTAGCATTCCTCACATGTCAGGTGTCGCTACGACGGAATGACGCAATGGTAGGGAACCCAACTGCAGAGAACGTTCCCCAGGTGTTTTGCCTTCACTAATAAATCCATCAGTGATCAGGAATGATCaggtatgtttttttttttgtgtgtgtgtgtgtgtgcggcaTTGTAGTCGCAGTGTCGCACACATAAGTATTTCATCGAGATCACAAATGTTCTTCAGTTCTTGGCCGATGATCGGCTCCGCCGACCAATGCTCGACTAGTGACTAGTATATGGACACAGAACGTGTTCATTTCAGTCACCACACACTTGCCGTCACCAGGAGACCTAGGACGAGGCAGCAACCACCAGCATCATAAGCAATCTTCACAAACTTTTCGGTGATCAACAGAAATGAGTGCATCACTACAAAGCGCTGCTCCTCTTACTGTGAGAACGACAGGAGTTAACTCATACGGCACGAGTGCAGACAAGATGTTGGTCGGCAGTTGAACCACGACATTCAGTCAGACTGAGTGGTTGGTACAGGGAATCAAGCATCATTTTCAGTAAGCCATTGTGTGCAACGTTTCATCGAACTTGTGAAGGACTGGTGGGTTGAATCATCATGGTTTCATCATTCATCAGACGCCACATCATTCGTATTACAAAATATCTAGGCAAGATTTTCAGCAGGTTTCGTGCAAACTGTTAACTAGCACATGATGGTGGAATGAGCAGATGGCAATAGCAAATCTTATTTGGCAGTACTTGGAGTTGTAGTGTAGCGCATATCTTATTCTCACATGTATGCGAAGGGGCCTCTAACTGAGTTGGTTAGGTGGTCTGAGTAGCACTCCTCTGGTCCTGAGTTTGATTGTCTATGGGAGCGAATTTTATGCTCAGTTTGAAAAAATTATCTCGTCTGTCTCACACCAAAGCACAGATCTAAGGCTCACCAATCAAGTCCATCTGTCAGtcactttttttttgaaacggaaCCAGCAGGAGAGCTGCCTATTGTATTAAAAAGAAGAGAGCCTAGAAAGACAAAGTACAAACATGTATAAATTTGTACAACAGGGTCAAAGCTCCCCAAGTCCTCGGCCCAGCAGGATTTACATCAAGCGTGCAATAATAAGTTAGAGGCGTGTTTTGCTCCCGCCATTGCCCATAGGCCCGCTTCATCCTTGATTTTCTGGAGGAGTTGTGTCGGTGCAGAGTCCCTGCGCTCAAATTTTCTTACGTTTCTTTCATTTCACACCTCCCAACAGACAAGAATGATGATGGAGCAGAGACCACGTCTCGCCATTGAAGGTGTGTGATCTATGTTTTCCCGCCAAGTTTGTACCGAGTCTCCTAGCACCCAGGCAGGAGGTCGCAGCTGCTCACTACCCAACCATATTGCAATGCCTTCCCATATACACCTAGTGTAGCGACAGTCTTGAAATAGATGGACGTCAGTTTCTTGACTGCGCCTGCACAAGGGGCACACTCCATTATTCGGCCATTGTCGCGCTTGTAGCCTATCAGCGGTCCAGACTCTATTTTGGATGGCGAGCCATGCAAAGAATTTGCATTTTAGCGGCGCCCAGACTTTCCAGATGAGTTGCTTGAAATTTGTCAACGTTGCTCCAACAAATTGCGCGTGGTAGGCCGATCCTGTCATGAATTTTCCATGCGGCTTAAAATTCCAGTTGATGCTGTCTTGCCTGTCGGGGTGTAGTTAGATGTGGCTAAGAGCGCTCCAAAGCTGGACATATTCCACAAAGTGTTGGGAGGTGAAGCCTGCATGTCGCAGGTCTATGTCCCTAATCCACGCTCTGTTGCGCATACCTTCGTCTAGtgacttgtttttgttttttgaattCAGAAGATATTTGGCGCTAGATCTTGGGACCTTTGACCTTGTAGCCAGGCGCTGCACCAGAAAGATGTTCTCTTGCCGTCGCCATCTGTGATTGAAGTTGCTGCAGCAAATAGGAGCCTACCAGTCGTGTCACACGGTGTATCAGGATTGTTCAGCATCATTCCTTCATCCTCCCACTCTTTCCACTGCTATCCGAGAAGCAGTGCTCTTGCAAATTTTTCTAGATAAAGAATGCCTAGACCCCTAGATTCAGTTGGTCTTATGGAACATGGCCAATTCACTTTGCATTTTCCCCCAGTTAGTTTGTCGGATCCAGCCCATAGGAAGCTCTTTCTAAGGTTATCAATTTCCTTCAGCGTGGCTTTAGGAGCTCTTAGTGATGTGAGGCAATACACAGCTTGTGAGGTGAGGACCGCTTTGACTAAAGTGGACCTTCCAGCATGGTTAATATTCTTGCCATTCCAAACCGTGAGCTTGCTTACAGCTTTGTCAACAAGTGGCTGAAAATCAATCCTCCGCAATCTGGTGCTTGTCAGAGGTAGACCCAAATATTTAGTTGGGAAGAGGGCTCATCTTGCAGGAAAATCACTTAGGACCTCGTCCAAATAGACACCTTGACATCTTATAGAGATGACGGATGACTTCTGAACATTTGTTTTGAGTCTTGACACTTCACCAAACTTGGCGAGAATATTAGCGAGCACTGTGACATCCTTCTTATATGGCTTAACAAAGATTGCCGTGTCGTCCGCATATATGGATGTCTGCATGACAGCTTGTTTTCCCTTGAATTTTACCAAATGTCCTTCTTCCATTGCAAGGTCAAGGATTTTTTGTAGTAGGTCGATAGCAATGACAAATAGCAATGGTGAAAGAGGATCGCCTTGGCGCACTCCCCTGCCATGTTTGATAGGTGCAGTGGGGACACCATTTAGCAGGATGCAAGAAGATGATGTTGATAACAGTGCAGCCACCCACTCTCTCCATTTTGGGGGGAAACCGAGCTTACTCATCAGGCCGAGTAGATACTCCCAACGGACTGAGTCAAAGGCCTTTGTTATGTCTAGCTTGAAAAACAGGGCTGGTGTCTTGGATCTATGGAATCGACACACATCACATCGAACCGACATGAAGTTGTCATGGATGCTTCTTCTTTTAATGAAGGCGCTTTGGTTCTTGGAGATCAAACTATTCATGTGAGGCGCCAGGCGCATTGCCAAGACCTTTGCAACGATCTTCGTGAGGGAGTGAATTAAGCTTATGGGTCTGAAATCCGAGATCGACTCTGCCCCATCCTTTTTTGGAATAAGCACAACGTTTGCTATGTTGAGTATGGCTAAATTAGAGGTGCGCAGTCGGTGGAAAGCATTGGCTGCGTTCATGATATTCCCTTTGACAATATCCCAACATTCTTTGAAAAAAGGCCCATGAAGCCATCAGGACCCGGCACTTTGTCAGAAGGCATTTGATTTATGGCATCCTTGATCTCGGATTCTGTAAAGTCACTAGCAAGCATGTCAAGATTATGTGGCGAAATTTTCAGTCGGTCCCAATTTAAATCAGCCTGTCGTTGCGGCGTCCGCTTCATGATATTTTGGAAATGTTCCTGAACCACTGCGACTTTTTCATCATGCGAGACCGCCCAGCCTTGCTCCTTTCGCAACATCTGAATgtggttcttccttcttctcgcgTTTACTCTTCGGTGGAAATATTTTGTGTTGGCGTCACCCAATTTAATATTGGTGACACGTGAAGCTCGCCTAGTTCTGGCTCTTTCGATGACCGCCGGGCCGAGGACTCATCTTTTTAGCTTTGTTCTGAGATCGGATTCCGCCGGTGATAAGCTTCTATTTTCCTGAGCGACATCCAGGCGCAATATCACTTCTAGAGCCATGTGCAATTTCATTTTAGCGTCTGAAATGATTCCGTTGCTCCAATTTCTCAGATTTTGCGCTGTGACAAGCAACTTGTTGTAGAGGATGTGGAATGGCTCATGGTGATTTGAGGTTTCTGTCCATGCCCTCAGCACCACGTCTTTGAATCCTAGAAGTTTGACCCAGAAATTTTCGAAGCGGAATGTCCTCGGCCGTATCGGGCCACTCTGATTGGAGAGTAGAAGCGGGGCATGGTCTGACAGAGAGGTGGAGAGAGCGTGAAGAACATGGGAGGCGAACGTGGAGTCCCACTCGGCATTGCAAAAAACTCTATCTAACTTCATCAATGTCGGATGGCGCGTCTCATTGTTCCATGTAAATTTGCGATTCTGAAGGTGAATCTCCTGGAGTTCGCATTCATTCAAGACCTCTCAGAATTGTCGCATTAGTCTGTGGTTTAGTCTTCTATTGTTCTTATCAGCCACtttgtaaattaagttaaaaTCGCCAAGAAGTAGCCACCGCGTATTGCTCTCTGGTTTGATTGCTTTTAGTTCTTCCAAGAACCTTTGCCTTGCACGGTGCCGAGTTGGCCCATAGACAACAGAGAGTCGAAATTTTGTCGAGCACTCCTTAACTTCAATGTCAGCCGAGAGGTGGAATTCTCCCATGACGCAGTTGGTTAAAGTGATGGAATCATCATTCCATAGAACGACAAATCCGCCTCGCGTTCCAAGAACACCAGTCGCCGGTTTGAACACAAAGCTACGCAGACGAAAGCCGCCCAGGTAGGCTGCAGTTTGCTGATCTAGGGAGGATAGCTTTGATTCTTGCAGGCATGCGATGTGGCACCTTGTGACTGCCACTGTCTAATGCACGACATCTTTTCTATCTTTGCAATTCAAGCCGCGAATATTCTAGCATAATATGTCCATGTTTGGTCCTATCATCCGTGAACACAAAAAACTCGGTAGGCGCCCCAGCGAAAAGTTTGTGCGGGAAGCAGCAGCAGTTGGCAGGAGCGTGCAGGAGTGTAAAGAACTAGCAGCATGCAGTAGTATGCAGGAGAGCTGTAACTTGCAGCAGCAGCCACAACATGGTGCTTGCTGGAATTTGCATTGCATTGAGCACAGGACAGGTACACGGCTGGGAGTTGCATCAAAATACTAGGCCCTGATGGCTGAAGCAAATAACTGCGACGAATCCTCAAATGGCGAAGCAATCTTGCCTTAGGAACATCACAATAGCTGAAATTAAAATGTTGCGACAACGGAGATTTGAAATCTGGATACATGATGATAACCGAGTTGAACTCATTGGCCATCAGGTGGGTTGCTTCAGGTTGCAGTAGGCAGGATCGTCTCCTGGAGGTCGGCGATTCCTTCACCCGCCAAGTCGATGAGGGCCTCGTTGATCTCCATTGCTGGGCCGTCATCCAAGTTGAACATCTCAGCAAGCGCAGCAATCACCTGTTCCGGCAGTGGACCATTGAACATGGGACAAATTCCTGCAAGGCGATTTCAGCTGGTTGGAGGTCGTCTTGCAAGAGGCCGAGCTTCTTGCACAAATTCTGTTGTGCACGCTGCATCTGCGTCATGGGCCGATTTTTGGCGAGGCGTGCACTGCGACGTACCGATGACATGTCGAAGACTCGGCGCTGGCGTCTGCGACGTTGCACTGTTGGTGGCGCTTTCAGCAGGTTGGGGTTGCTCTGAATGATCGGCGGCGACGTGTTGGTGAAGAAAGCAGCAACCCTTGTTGGTATTTTCTCCATGGGAGGGCTGTTACTATCAGCAAGCTGAGCAGTTTCAGTGACATTAGCATTTTGAACATTCAGACCTGCAAAGAGGGCCTGGAAGCTCGCTGCCTGCAAGTTGACCGTTGGTGAGGTAGGCTCTGGTGTCTGCTGCATGTTGATGGTCGGAGGGGCAGGCGCAGTTGCCCCTGTCGGTTGAAGCTGCAACTGCTGTAGAGCCTGGTCCACCGCGTCGATGGAGCACTCCGCTGCCGGCAGGACCGCGTCGATGGAGCACTCAACTGCTGGCAGGATTGTTGTCGTTGCGCCTTGTGCCGGAATGTTCCGAAGAAGGCGTGCGAAGATGTTGGACATCGGGACAGTAGTGGCCGGCGCAGCACGCTTGGGTGGGGCGGACGAGGCTTCATTTCCATTGGGTGGTTTAGCCCCAACAGTGACTCCAGAGCCGCCGTTGGCTGGGGGCGCCTCCAACAGCCCCAGGTTGGCAGCCAGCGTGCAGGCTTTGTTGATGTAGTCGTTGAGGAGCGCTTGCATGGATGCCGTGAAGTCTTGGACTGCCTTCTCACCGCCCGGCCAGCCGATGATGCGCTGCATGGCGTCTTGGAGCGCTGCAGCATGGACCCTGAACAGTTCCTGAAGCTTGCAGCTCTGCACATTCTGCAGATGATTCAGCTGGGGCAGTGCCTCTGGAAGGTCTTCAGGCGCCTTGAGCCCATCTTGTTGACGCTCTCTGTGTCTCCCACCATGTCCCCACACTCGATTGCAGGGCGAGCTAGGGCGTCATCCTTGTAGCGGTCCCGGAAGTCGCGGCCGCGCCCACGAGCATCGCGACCCCCATGGCcgcggtcgtcgtcgtcgtcgtcgtcgtcgtggtcgTGGCGCCTACGGCTGTGACCGAGGTCATAGCCCGGGCGGTCGTTGTTGTACTTGCTCTTGGAGCCGCGACCATCATGACGTCGCTCAGCCTTGCTGCCACCACCGCGTTCATTGTTGCCACGGTTGGCACGCGGGGGTGGCGGGTGGTGTGGGAATTCCTCAAAAGCTCGCGGTTACACCTGATGACCATCAATCAGACCCAAATGCCAATCTAGGAGGCGACGCTTACCAGGGGAGAATTTGCCGTTTCTGTTGACGGTGGACACGGTGTCGTCATGAATGTCAGTCACTCAACTGTAGAGGAATTGCCTTGCTAGTTGCTACTATTTCCATCTGTGAGCAGGAATGATGATCGGCTATCCTCTTGTTTAtcgaaaaacaaaataaaagaaacGGCACATAGGTAATATGAATTTTTTGTGCGGTAATGCGGCCGCACACAAGTATTTCACCGGGATCACAAATGTTCTTGGCCGGTGATCGGCTGTGCCGACCAATGCTCGACGGGTGACTAGACGACAGACACAGAACGTGTTCATTTCACTTACCACACATTTTGTCTCCAGGAGACCTAGTACGAGGCAGGATGCCAGGAGCCACCCAGCATCATTATCAATCTGCACAAACTTTTCGGTAATAAGAACGGTACTGTGAATGAACACAAAGCCCTGCTCATCCTATTTGTGAGAACGACAGTAGATACTCGTGCAGACAAAATGTTGGTCAGTAGTTGAACCACGACATTCAGTCAGTTTAGGGTTGGTACAGGAATTCAAGCATCCTTTTCAGTAAATCATTGTGTGCAACGTTTCATCGAACCTGTGAAGGACAGGTGGGTTGAATCATCATCACTTCATCATTCATCAAACACCACACCATTCGTATTACAAAATATCTAGGTAAGATTTCAAGCAGGTTTTGTGCAAACTGTTAACTGGCACATGGTGGTGGCATGAGCAGATTGCAATAGCAAATCTTATTCGGCAGTACTAGGAATTGTAGAGTGTAGTGCAACAGGTAGGCTCCGCAGGACATGTAGAGTTTGATACACTCAACGAGCTTCGACGGCTTGGTTTCCACCTCGGTTGATGATTTTCTCAACATACTCCTTCCTGAAATCATGTGAATGTTCCATTTTATTAAGTCAACACGAACCAGAGAATAAAGTGAGCCATGAAAGTGGAAACGAGAATCCAAGAACGAGAGAACGGAACACAACAATCCTCCAGCTTTAGGGTTCAGACACAGGATCATACCTAGCCGGGAGATGGTCATGGGGACGATTGTATGGCGTCCAGAGAGGCTCACCCACAAAGAGCCGCATTGCCTGAGGAATCATAACAGGAAAAGTTCCATATGAGACCACAATGCACTAGTCTCATTCACTGGCGCTTGTTTATAGAGGATTAAAGACAAGATTAACAAAGTAACATAAGACTGAACGCCGAAATTTGCAGAGATGGTATAACATGCACAATTACATGGCATAAACAAGACAATCGCCCTCTGGAACTAAATACTAGCTTCCACTTAAAATAATTGTAGCAATCTGACTAATTCAAGAGTGAATGAATAGCATACATGGCTTCACAAAGAAATGGCAACTCATGGTGTGAACAGGGAAAGAAGTCAAAGATACCTTGATGTAGTTGTCGGTATCCAATGTAAAGCGGTGATACATTCCTGCAGGCAACACAATCATGCCCCCTTTCTTCACTGCTACATGGATCCACTGATCATTTTGGTCCCTCACATCAAAGTAGCCTTGAGAACATAATACGGAAAAAAAAAGTTAAAGATGGACAATGATTAGAATGAAAATATGTCGACTACTACTGATTTTAAACCAGAAACGAGATTTCCTGTCTTAAAGAAACACCTATAAATGCAAAACAAAGGCACCTACCGCTACCCTCAAGACAATATCGTATCTCTTCATCAGTATGCAAGTGTTCTTCAAAGAAATTCTTTATCTTAGCCTCGTAATTTGGCAACTTCTCTGGGCACACATCACAAATGTCCTGCATAAGGAAGATGCTTATCACACTAGTTTCAAACTTTGAATAGGTATTGACCTTGCCACTCAAGGTAGAATAACAAAACAACAAGTGCCCAAAAAGAACTTATTGGCAAACCATGTAAGAGTAACCCCTGGCTTCACGAattttcttgaggttctcatcaTTCTCCCAATCATCAGCATTTAGGCGCCAGCTTAATATTCCTAGCTCTGGGTGTCCAAGATGGTAGCATTCAGCATCAGTTAGTATATCATGATGTCATATGGGCTCAGGAATAGAGCAGGGCATGCACAAACCTGAAAGTTTGTCGAGAGGAATGAATTCTTTGGGCTCGCGATGATGAGGAAGCCTCTGGTCCTCTTCACTGTCATCCATGTACCATGCTTGGATGACCTCCTCCTTGCCATCCTATGTTGTAAATAGCCATTCAAACGATATCATATACTCAGGATGCATAATCTGACAAGTACAAGCATGTTCAGACAAAGGAACCATGACCACCCAATAGCACGTTGTAAAATGTATGCACCACAAATTCACAATATATGATGCCATAATTCATAACCGATGCGGAATAAGGACTTGTGCATAAAAGCAAATACGGTGTTATAGCACAGCTTAATGCAAATACGAAATTAACCAAACACCTAACACAGTTCATATTGTGAGTAGTGACTCTTATGGCATTGACATTCTCAGATGCTTAATAAAGTATTAAAAAGGACATATTGAACTATGCACATCCCAATACGAAATTAACCAAACACCTAACACAGTTCATATTGTGAGTTGTGACTCTTATGGCATTGACATTCTCAGATGCTTAATAAAGTATTAAAAAGGACATATTGAACTATGCACATCCCATCAGTCAAGACTAGAATTCACAGATTCAACCAAGGCAGATCAATATGACACTAAGCTCTTAGGATTGATCTCAGTAATTTATTTCTACAATCTGTACAAACCTAGTCCACATTGGACCCAACAAAACAAAGTTCAACACCAAGTAGATATTAAAAAGGAAAAGGAGCCATGATCTAGCAATATACAATCACTAACCTTTTTGTTTGCGTCATAAACTAAATTCAGTGCAGAATCAGATGACATATAAAAGAAAATATGAAATGAAGCTTGGTGAGTAACCATCATCTTTTCCGTGGCAACACAAGGGCACTCTACTAGTTTGTCTTAAAAGTCACTGTATACTAAGACCCAAATGGTAGTCTCATATTCTCACTGCCTTAAGAAAGGCCTCACTAAAACTACAAGATACAGACTTTTTTTTAGAACAATTAAGGGGAGCGATGCTCCACTTACTTTATTGATTGAAGCGAGCAACAGGGTTGCTCAGAGTACAAATTACCGCCTGGCATACCAGGGGAGAGGGTTACAAAGGGGGGGAAAGAAGAAGGGTTTGGGTGAGAGACAGCATTACAATGAGTTAAAACATTCAAGAATATAGGCGCTCCACACAGCGAGCAGGTGCTTGTTGCTCTTGAAGCGGCAAGCCCATCTTTCCAGGTCCTTGATGACCCCCCGCAGAACAGCCGCACTTGAGAGATCGTCAGCGTTGAAGATCATTGCATTCCTGGCCTTCCAAATGTGCCAGAGAATAATCAGCATGACGTCTAGTCTGACGCGAGGAGGGAGGCCAAGCTCACACCCAATGTTCCAAGGTTGTTTTTGCTGACCGTCCACAGCCACAACACGAAGGCAGCGCCAGATCCTCTGGGCACGGGGGCAGGAGACAAAAATATGGTCGCCAGTTTCCAGCACGCCGCTACAGGCAGGGCAAAAGGACTCATCGAGTGGCTTGATGTGCTTGCTGTAGAGATTAGCCTGGGAGTTCATCCTGTCAAAATGGACAAGCCAACCAAAAAACTTGATTTTTCCAGAGAGTTTGCACCCCCAAATGAGCTTGGGACCATCAAGTTCAGCATCATCAGCATGGAGGAGCTGGTATGCCCCCCGACTTGAGAAAGGAGGCGAGCCAGAACAGTTGAGTCGCCTTTGATCTGGGGAGTCACGGAGCTGGAGAGTAGCTAGAATGGTGTTGAGAACATTTAGCTCATTTGTAGCTTGATGGGAAAGTCGAGGTTGAAGGACATTGCCGACCCCCACGGCCAGAGTGTCATGGACGCTGGCAGGGGCCTCCGGCAGTGAGTGAAGAGGGCAGGGAAGCAGGCAGCGAGGGTGCGAGCACCAAACCATTGATCAAGCCAGAAGGCTGTGCTGCGGCCATCCCCAAGGAGGACAGGTGATGCAGCGGAAGCGGGGCAGCTCTTCGTGGACAATTTTGCCCAGGAAGGAGTCAGGGTCGCCAGTGATTTTGGTCTTCCAGATTCCTGATGCCAGGCCCGCCGGCGTTTTTGGCAAGAGAGACGCAGTCCCAAGCAATGAGGCATTGCGAGCCATGACATTTCTCACCACCAGTCCAGAGGAAAGCGCGTCGGCGGCTGTCGATCAGTTCACGCACGGTTTTAGGAAGGAGAATGGCAAGCATATAGTGGATAGGGAGGCTGCTGAGCACGGCATTCACAAGAACAACCCGGCCCCCGGAGCTAAGCAGCTTAGCTTTCCACCCCGCAAGGTACCGATCAAAGGAGGAGATAAGGGGCTGGTGGTCACTAACCTTAAGTTTGTGGGGAGAGTGGGGGAGACCGAGGTAAGTTTGGGGGAAGGAGGAGACATCACAGCCAAGGATGTTGACCATCTTGGTTGCAGCAGCAGAGTCGATGTTCATAGGGATGAACGTGGATTTGTGGAAGTTGATATGAAGGCCAGTGGCGAGGGAGAAGGCATCGAGGATCTGCCGGAGCTTGGCCACACTGGCCACGTCACCCTTGAGGAGAATGAGGGTGTCGTCGGCGTACTGGAGAACGGGGAAGGGAATGCTAGGATCGATAGGGTGGCAAAGCTCGCCGTTAGCCGATGCCCGTTGGATGAGCCTTTGGAGGACATCGGCCACAATGATAAACAGATAGGGGTAGATAGGGTCCCCTTGGCGAAGGCCGCGGCGGCATTGGAACCAGCGGCCAGGGGTGCCATTTAAAAGGATGGCAGTCTTCCCAGTGTGGAGGGTGCGAGAGATCCAGGTGCACCAAGTGTTGCCAAAGCCACGGGCTTGCATAATGCGATCAAGCCTGTCCCAAGAAACAGAATCGAAAGCCTTCCTGAAATCCAGTTTGAGGACAGCAGTTGGGGCCTTGCGCTTATGACAGCAGCTGAGAAGGTCGGGGGCATAAACAAAGTTTTCAGCGATGTTTCTGCCATGGACAAAACCAGTCTGATCAGGATCAATCAGGTTAGGGATGCCGTCGGTTGGTGAGGATCTTGGTGATGAGCTTCATGGGGCAGTTCTGCAAAGAGATTGGTCTGAACGCATCAGCGGAGTTGGCCCCCTCTTTCTTGGGGAGGAGCACCAGATAAGCGCGATTGATGCCATCTAAATCAACCGAGCCATCATGGAAGGAGCTGAGGAAAGACAGCAGATCACTCTTCGTCTGCTGCCAATAGGCCTGGTCCAAAGCCATCAGG harbors:
- the LOC136540617 gene encoding probable inactive acireductone dioxygenase 2 → MISEGRIPKSPETQAPRSRFHAREHSRRRRNTPTKGEAEQRHCIRTSDMEGQFQDGKEEVIQAWYMDDSEEDQRLPHHREPKEFIPLDKLSELGILSWRLNADDWENDENLKKIREARGYSYMDICDVCPEKLPNYEAKIKNFFEEHLHTDEEIRYCLEGSGYFDVRDQNDQWIHVAVKKGGMIVLPAGMYHRFTLDTDNYIKAMRLFVGEPLWTPYNRPHDHLPARKEYVEKIINRGGNQAVEAR